GCCCCTGCCGGCCGATCAAAAAAACCCTTCCGCGGCGCCTCGCCTGGTGCCTGAATTCGGGCGCCGCAGAGGGATCTTTTTTCCTGAATTTCGATCCCGATTTTTTGCGCCGATTTTTTTCGGCGGCGCCCAGCGGGCAGCGCATTTCTTGGCACGCGACGAACGGGCATTCGCGTGCTCAAACTAGGGCTGCGGGATCATGTATCCAAGGTCCCAAAAAGGCGATTCAGGGACGCCACAAGGGAGGTCCGCAGACCGTGCCAGCCGTGCCGAGGCCCGTTTCCGCCTGACCACCCAACGTCCGATAATGTTTCTTATGTTCGGTTGTTGACCCAGGATTTCCCGGGAAAACAGGCATTTTCGAGGTTTCGACGGATGTTTACGGACGCCCCACTCGACTCCAGAACGCATCCGAAACGATGATTGATGCTCGGGGTCGAACCAGAGCGCAGGCGCGCTTTTTCAGACGCAAAAAATCTGCGGTCGCCCCCCTGCCCAGGCGGCGGAATTTCCTACGAAGAAGCGTCGCTCGCCGGCGGCCAGGAAGGCGCCTCGGGAACCGATTCGTTCGTGGGATCCAGCCCCCGGTCGAGCTGCTCGAGATAGCCCCCGATTGCATCGTGAACTTCCTTAGGCAGCAGGGGCTCTCCCTGGTGGATGAACACGGCCATATAGTGCCCCGACCGCGACTCCAAAACGTGGTGCCGGCTCCAGGTCGACCCGGTGACGGCAAAGAACGTGATCAACAGGCACCACAAGACGCCCTTGGCTGCCCCGAACAGGGCGCCTAATTGTCGGTCGAATTCCTTTAATCGGACCCGGTTGATCACGGTTGAAACCAGCCGGAAAACAATCCAGATACCCAGCGAGGTCACCAGGTAGAGAATCAACATCGCCAGCACATGGTTGGTCGATTCTGATTGCCCCAGATGCGGGGCCAGCTGGTCGCTGTAACGCATCGCCACCAGCGAGCTGAGGACGATTGACGCCAGCGACGCCACCTGCCAGGCCATGCCGCGCATGGCGCCCCACAGGGTCGTTCCCGCCAACACGACCAGCATGATGATGTCGTAGGATAGCACGATGAATTCTGAACTCTCTGCCAAAAAAGAAGCGGGGGCAGGGCGGGAGTATAGCGCGCAGCATGCTCTTGCGGCGAGAGCGATCACGGTCCGTCGACCGTCACGTCAGCAGCGCCAACTCCGCCCGGACCCCACGACTTACCCCCGTATTCGCCACGGGTGCCAGCTTCTTAGCGGATCTCTCGACTTGTAATGAATTTTGCTTGCGATGCCTCAGTTGAGCACTGCGAACGCCCCAGCTATCACTGGCTGGCAACTCGAAGCGAAATTCGCGGCCCTGAATCACGAATGCAAGGCCAGCGAAGTCGATCTTTTCCCGTTTCCCGTTCTGAGCTACAGTCCCGCCTCGCCGCAGGCGCTGTCGCGGCGATTTGCCACCGGCTACGCGCTCTAGGAAGGATCCAGGACATGCCCGGCTTCAAGATTCATATCTCGGCCAGCACCGCTTTGGGTTTCGCTTATGGCGGTGCGGCGCTAGTGGTCTACCAACAACCGCTGGAAACGTGCCTGCTAGCTACGGGCCTTTGCTCTGTCTCGGGCATGCTCCCCGACCTGGATAGCGGACCAGGGCGACCG
The window above is part of the Pirellulales bacterium genome. Proteins encoded here:
- a CDS encoding CvpA family protein, producing the protein MAESSEFIVLSYDIIMLVVLAGTTLWGAMRGMAWQVASLASIVLSSLVAMRYSDQLAPHLGQSESTNHVLAMLILYLVTSLGIWIVFRLVSTVINRVRLKEFDRQLGALFGAAKGVLWCLLITFFAVTGSTWSRHHVLESRSGHYMAVFIHQGEPLLPKEVHDAIGGYLEQLDRGLDPTNESVPEAPSWPPASDASS